The DNA window GCAATTTTGCATCTATATCCTTTTTTCTTTTATTTGCTCTGTTTTCAGGAATTGTCAAGGTTATGAAATATGTGAGTGCTGCAAGAAGAATTGGAAGAGGAATTATTATTGAGAGAAGTTTCTTGGGCAAGTTCAGGACTGGAGAAAGAAACATAATGTAAATAAATACAAAAATCAACCCTGCAAGAGAAGAAATCAATGCATTCATCCATGCAAACGCTATATATGCATCCGCTCTTATTTCAAAGAATCCTCTTTCAAGTGCCCTTTTTATGTATTCGATTTGAGGAGATTTTGATGCCTTTCTTCCAAATATTTTATATGCTAAATTCTGATATTTTGTCAGCATTTTTATTCACTTTTTCCATAACTTTATCAGGACTTTTATAATATGCAGATACTATGCTCCCAAAATCGATATAATTCTTTATTCCTCTTTCAACCATCCATTTTATAACTTCCACCCTCCTGTTAAATTCTTCATTTAACTCTCTATCACTCCAATTTCTCTGCTCCGCAATTCTATCCATCACATGACCTTTTCCATAATAATCAAAGCTATCTTTCCTAGGATTCCATCTGAAAACATCATTTGTTAATAAATCATCTGTAGTGGGATCAATACCAACTACTTCAACAACTTCTTTAATTCTCCTAACCCTCTTTTTTCCTATCCTCATTAATCCCTGAATTGCTACTATATCTAATGCTTGAAGTTGTATTCGAGGTATGCTTATTGGCTCACCTTCAAGCCTATGAACAACAGAAAATATTGAATCCGCATGCATTGTGGAATAAACAGTATGTCCAGTAGCCATCGCTTGGAAAAGAACAACCGCCTCCTGCCCTCTTATCTCTCCTACTAAGATGTACTCCGGTCGCTGGCGGAGTGCTGCTTTGAGTAAATCAAACATTCCAATTCTTGTATCTTCTTCTCCTGTTACTGTTTCCCTTGTCACGGATGCAATCCAGTTTGGATGAGGCAAGTTTATTTCCCTCGTATCCTCTATTGAAACTATTTTCATTTGAGGTGGTATAAAGAGGCCAAGGGCATTTAATGTTGTTGTTTTCCCAGAAGCGGTTCCACCCGCAACTATGGCGGATGCGCCGTGCTCTATCGCAAGCCAGAAATAAGCAGCTAACTCTGCAGAAATTGTGTTGAATTCTACAAGATGAGTTGGGGTAAATGGCTCTTCTCTAAATCTTCTTACTGTAAAATTTGAACCCATTGAAGAAACCTCTCGCGCGAGGCATGCTTGTAATCTCGAACCATCTGGCATTGTTGCATCAAGCAATGGATGGGATATGGAAATATGTCTTCCGCATTTCTGGGCAAGTTGAATTACAAAAGAATCAAGTTCATCATCTGTCTGAAAATATACATTCGTTTTAAGTGATTCATAATTTCTGTGATATATGAAAATTGGAACGCCTGCTGAATCGCATGATATATCTTCAATCATTGGATCGGTCATTAAAACATCTATC is part of the Thermoplasmatales archaeon genome and encodes:
- a CDS encoding type II/IV secretion system ATPase subunit, which encodes MKNKNLLKEEEKEERKKAMFLLSKYKVDEIISKNKKIIEELKNIQQNEEVFKARESLRLIKRGEDIEKLFGVKKEVVQILPPREDYIEVVEVHPIKKPYSYIRILYDNKNHEYIYEVIEPPLSLEERKILDFIKETLIKTMDIELTEFKEEEAKEYLKKNVDRVIRDYSIKIDDITREKIMYYVIRDFLGYGKIDVLMTDPMIEDISCDSAGVPIFIYHRNYESLKTNVYFQTDDELDSFVIQLAQKCGRHISISHPLLDATMPDGSRLQACLAREVSSMGSNFTVRRFREEPFTPTHLVEFNTISAELAAYFWLAIEHGASAIVAGGTASGKTTTLNALGLFIPPQMKIVSIEDTREINLPHPNWIASVTRETVTGEEDTRIGMFDLLKAALRQRPEYILVGEIRGQEAVVLFQAMATGHTVYSTMHADSIFSVVHRLEGEPISIPRIQLQALDIVAIQGLMRIGKKRVRRIKEVVEVVGIDPTTDDLLTNDVFRWNPRKDSFDYYGKGHVMDRIAEQRNWSDRELNEEFNRRVEVIKWMVERGIKNYIDFGSIVSAYYKSPDKVMEKVNKNADKISEFSI